GTGATGGCACAGCATTCATAGGTTTCTGCTTAGACCTAACTACATATGTTGAGACCAAATATTATTTCGTTGATCAGGGATATTCTCTCTCACCTTTGACATTGTTGCCTCTTCCATTACATCGATTTTACATGATTCTGACTACATCTAACACCCATTGCTCATGTCCTGATTCGTATTAGCAGTTCCATCTTCGGGATCTCTTTTGATCAGAAACACAATCAGCTTTACTCGTGGATATGGAAAATGAAAACAAGCTTGACTGTCTTTTTGACATTTTGGCgattttaacttatttttattagaataatttgtCAGGAATATACACTCTCTCCAAACTTCACGCTTTACTTTGCACAAAACAATTAGTTGTAAGCACCAACCAATGAGAGTGATTTTGTACTTAAGAAAGCAGATTGGTCAAAAATATATATGCTAAGGGCCATAATGCAACTTCCAAATGCATCTGCATAAACGCGTGATTGCTCTGTCTTGCTCTGTCTTTTACATGCACGCACTGTCACCATGTAATGCACTTGTTAATGCCAGatcatttaaaagaaatgctGGAATGCAAAAATTCAAAATCTGACATTTTCCAGAACAGAATCCGGTGTTCTGTCAAGATGAAATGTCAGGACACCGGCTCAAATTAAGCACGGACTGTAGGTAAATATCTGCCTCATCCAGCGCTCTTTATGATTGTTTTATTGTAATCTCTATTGAAAGATGAGGATTTATCAGTAATGTGTTACAGGGGCACAGCAGTATTTCACTGGGGCTCATGCTCAGTAATAGGCCTAAGGGTCTAGCAACACCCCACACAGCAGGAGACTCCTAGgcggatccgcattcaagtcgccaaacCCGCGTGACTGTCACATTCGTTTTGGCACCGCCCAGAGGATCAGCTCTGCCTCCGGGCGGCGCcgtaaattctactgtcaatTAGCAGATCCTGAGCGGACCAATGTCGGATCTGTGGACGCGCACGCGCCTTTACTGTAATGGTTGTATCAATTTGCAGGTCCCAAACGGACCCGCCACggaggtaaggttttaatcGCGGATTCAGTGCGGAGCCACGGCGGGTCCGCGATCCGCCTTCGTTGCGGATCTGTCACTGCGCGCAAGTAGACGCCGATACGGGTCCGTTCGCGGATACGGTCCGGAAGCCACGATGGCCGCGAAGTTCTTTTGCTGTGTGGGACCCTTCCTAAACACAACCGATAGTgctaacaaaaaacaaacatgagatAAGAACAACCATGAAGCAACCATGTTTTGGAGTTCCTAAAAAATGTGGGTAAAGGCATGTTTAGGTAAAGTTATAGTAAATGTTTTGATGAATCTGACTTATTGTGATTCCCAGTGAATTCCATCCAAACTGTGTTTCTTGATCTTTAGAGGGGTCAAGAGGACATTTTTCACACCATATACAGATTGTGGGCAGTCAGAGTTTTAGAGCCTCATGCACTCCCATAGCCGAGAGTCGCCGGTTGATGTTTCGATAACGGCAGCGTAACAGGTCTTTATAAGTTGAACGCAGGTCTCGGTTGAAGTAGGCGTAGATGAAAGGGTTCATGAGCGAGTTGGTGTAGCCCAACCACAGCAGTACCCGTTCCAGCCAGACGGGGGCACAATTGCAGAGCAGCCCGCAAATGAACGGCCGTGCTGTGGTGAAGAGGAAAAACGGCAACCAGCAGAACAAAAAAACTCCCATGATCACCCCAAGAGTAGTGGCTGCCTTCTGCTCACGCCTGAAAATAGAGGCGCTCCGGCGTTCGCGGTTCAACAGGCAGGAGAGGGTGGAAAACTCCTCGGTAGCTGCAGGGTTCTTAATCCCTTGCATGCAGAGCCCCTCTACGGTAGCCAGCGCTGGTTCGGGACAGGCCAACGGAATTGGGGGAAGTGCGGCGAAGTGGTGTTTGGCCCCACTTTTGCGGGCAGCTTTGAAAATCTTGTAATACATGAAAAGCATGACCACCATTGGGATGTAGAAGGCCACAGCGGTGGAGTAGAGGGTGTAGCCCACATCCTGGCTGATCAGACACACTCCCGCAGTGTTGACATTCTGAGCCCATCCGCAAAATGGAGGTAGAGTGATGGATGCCGACACCAACCAGACGCCGACTATCATCTTAGCCATCAGCTGTCCATTCTGTCTCGCTGGGTAGGTCAAAGGACGAGTGATTCCGAGGTATCTGCAGAAACAGAGGATAACGTGTTTAATGAGGTAACTTCAATTGACATGTTTGACGTTTTAGCAGAGAACTGCATTCCTCAAAACAACTGAACCAAAAGATCTCGCACCTACCCTGTAATATGCCAGATATGGCAAAAAATACCTCAAAAGCACCAGACCCAAGAAATTCCTACTGTCCTGAATTTCGTAAATAAACTGAGTGAAAAACATCATGTTCACAGCTAAATCTTTGGCATGTCAGACTATCCAATCAAGCAACCCAGTCCACAAAAGTAGAATATTTTTTCACCCTAAAGATATTTAAAACTTGCTCAAACTGGCCCTGTGTCCAAATATGCCTACACCTCTACCAtataggtgaaaaacagtatgtgaaatGTGTAGTAAATCCAAAAACacagtatatataaaacattaggCGTAAAGTACCTGATGACCTACTATTGCTGAGATTCTGAATAGTAAATCGACTGACAGCGCAAGTCACGTGACTTCAATCCTcatcaaatgtagtacctactcagttTTCAGACACTCCATTTGGATTCATATACATATAAGATCATTATTTGATTGGGTTCACAATCAGTTGTTAATTTTTTCTGAATGCACTCAGTGTCAGGGGAAAAATTCATTTCTATGTGTGTGTTAAACTTGCATCAAGATGTTCAACGTGATGGCTTTGTCAAAAAGTTTCAGACAGCATGAGATTCACTCTAGATGGCTTCAAAAGCTTTCAAAAAGAACTCccataattatgaatatgtaatgtTTGCATTAGCAATAATTCTTGCTGCATCTCTCTTTGCTCTGTCCTGTCAAGTCACCAAGTAATAGTGTTTATAGGTACCTTAGGACATGAAAAAAGGAA
This genomic stretch from Megalobrama amblycephala isolate DHTTF-2021 linkage group LG2, ASM1881202v1, whole genome shotgun sequence harbors:
- the LOC125259171 gene encoding 5-hydroxytryptamine receptor 7, whose translation is MFTTHGAELVLGSRDTEIAFLNGTTEFSPTVITTAESKSNESCGEQHTPDLDLTKTVIIGVMLSTITAVTVMGNTLVVIAVCVVKKLRQPSNYLLVSLAIADLSVAVAVMPFVIVTDLTGGVWLFGEVFCNIFIGMDVMCCTASIMTLCVISVDRYLGITRPLTYPARQNGQLMAKMIVGVWLVSASITLPPFCGWAQNVNTAGVCLISQDVGYTLYSTAVAFYIPMVVMLFMYYKIFKAARKSGAKHHFAALPPIPLACPEPALATVEGLCMQGIKNPAATEEFSTLSCLLNRERRSASIFRREQKAATTLGVIMGVFLFCWLPFFLFTTARPFICGLLCNCAPVWLERVLLWLGYTNSLMNPFIYAYFNRDLRSTYKDLLRCRYRNINRRLSAMGVHEALKL